Proteins encoded within one genomic window of Synechococcus sp. PCC 7335:
- a CDS encoding shikimate dehydrogenase, whose translation MTIKGTTQLLGVIGYPIKHSFSPLMHNAAIAHLRETGPADYVYLPFPVHPENLKDAIIGFKAIGLRGFNITIPHKQTIIPLLDEVSEVAKAIGAVNTVWYGTWNKGDDSSQESGWCGTNTDAIGFLSPLQALKQDWTNTRAIVLGNGGASRAVVAACHQLGCKRISVVGRNLEKLAWFAESWANSPDIAARLKVMTWEELPDQLQRAGLVVNATPVGMHPNTDASVLSDDELALLPTGAIAYDLIYTPRPTKFLRQAAAAGLTTVDGLEMLVQQGAAALEIWLDRPAPIDIMRRSLLDHLAQA comes from the coding sequence ATGACCATCAAAGGAACTACTCAGCTACTAGGAGTAATTGGTTACCCAATCAAGCATTCGTTTTCTCCGCTGATGCACAACGCGGCGATCGCGCATTTGCGAGAAACGGGTCCGGCTGACTATGTCTACCTGCCGTTTCCGGTTCACCCTGAAAATCTAAAAGATGCGATCATAGGGTTCAAAGCCATCGGCCTGCGAGGATTCAATATCACAATTCCTCATAAGCAGACTATCATCCCTTTGCTAGATGAAGTTAGCGAGGTAGCCAAGGCAATTGGCGCAGTCAACACCGTCTGGTACGGCACTTGGAACAAAGGCGACGATAGTAGCCAGGAATCCGGCTGGTGTGGCACGAATACAGATGCTATTGGCTTTCTTTCTCCTCTACAGGCATTAAAGCAAGACTGGACCAACACGCGCGCTATCGTTCTTGGCAATGGCGGGGCCTCTAGAGCAGTTGTCGCGGCCTGTCATCAGCTCGGCTGCAAGCGAATTAGTGTTGTTGGTCGCAATCTTGAGAAGCTGGCCTGGTTCGCCGAAAGCTGGGCAAATAGTCCTGATATTGCTGCTCGGCTAAAAGTAATGACTTGGGAAGAGCTACCCGATCAACTACAAAGGGCTGGCCTTGTCGTCAATGCAACGCCAGTGGGAATGCACCCTAACACAGACGCTTCGGTGCTAAGCGATGACGAGCTTGCGCTACTACCTACAGGTGCGATCGCCTACGATTTGATCTACACGCCACGGCCAACCAAATTTCTCAGGCAGGCAGCAGCAGCCGGGCTGACCACTGTAGACGGTCTAGAAATGCTCGTTCAACAAGGTGCTGCTGCACTAGAAATTTGGCTAGATCGGCCTGCTCCTATAGATATTATGCGCCGTAGCCTGTTAGATCATCTTGCACAGGCCTAA
- a CDS encoding DM13 domain-containing protein produces MQFTSIRQQIQRIGFATLVTAVAYQPALQAQGQQLPQPSPTAPVISTLVALNSNAKTASVNLVQAASSTSQVKSSQPTESVDSAPFVGAGHPTSGAAQVVAIDGQSYLEFDSAFSSDNGPDLFVLLHAEAVPESYSADKYVNLGRLQSVAGEQRYAIPEGVDVSAFKSAVIWCRQFNVTFGYATL; encoded by the coding sequence ATGCAATTTACTTCTATCAGACAGCAAATTCAGCGCATCGGCTTTGCGACACTTGTAACCGCGGTTGCCTATCAACCCGCACTACAGGCCCAAGGACAACAGCTTCCTCAACCCTCTCCGACTGCTCCGGTGATTAGTACGCTGGTTGCGCTAAATTCCAATGCCAAGACTGCTTCAGTCAACCTCGTTCAAGCAGCTTCGTCAACTAGTCAAGTCAAGTCTAGTCAGCCTACTGAATCCGTTGATTCTGCCCCTTTTGTCGGCGCGGGACATCCCACTAGCGGCGCAGCTCAAGTGGTTGCAATCGATGGGCAGTCCTACTTAGAATTTGACTCGGCTTTTAGCAGTGACAACGGCCCTGATCTATTTGTGCTCTTGCACGCCGAAGCAGTACCAGAAAGTTATAGTGCTGACAAATACGTTAATTTGGGTCGACTTCAATCGGTAGCAGGCGAACAGCGCTACGCTATTCCTGAAGGTGTCGATGTAAGTGCGTTCAAATCAGCGGTTATTTGGTGCCGTCAGTTTAATGTTACGTTCGGTTACGCTACGCTCTAG
- a CDS encoding YqhA family protein — MRLSKKIEITFETIIWNFRFFVLLPVIFSLLSAVKFFIIGTLDIWAGFSLRFDVSDPEGDITNRIVSYIIGGVDHYLIGIVLLIFALGIYELFISEIDVKFEHEVNILQSESLEELKSKLVQVIVVALIVSLFKRMLGLELNQASDLAYGALAILLISVSSYLLQLQYTKMHETTINSRSQVAKEDSSNSSAIRMKRPVD, encoded by the coding sequence ATGAGACTATCCAAGAAAATAGAGATCACCTTCGAGACAATTATTTGGAACTTCAGATTTTTCGTCCTATTACCCGTCATCTTTAGCCTATTAAGCGCTGTCAAGTTCTTCATCATAGGTACTCTAGATATTTGGGCAGGGTTTAGTTTAAGATTTGATGTGAGCGATCCTGAAGGCGATATCACGAATCGGATAGTCTCGTATATTATCGGCGGCGTAGATCACTACTTAATCGGTATTGTTCTACTTATCTTCGCCTTAGGCATCTACGAACTTTTCATCTCAGAGATTGATGTTAAGTTCGAACATGAAGTCAATATTTTACAAAGTGAATCTCTAGAAGAGCTAAAGAGTAAGCTGGTGCAAGTGATTGTAGTTGCACTAATCGTCAGTTTGTTCAAAAGAATGCTTGGACTAGAGCTCAACCAAGCTAGTGATCTAGCCTACGGTGCGCTTGCTATCCTACTGATTTCTGTCAGTAGCTATCTTCTCCAGTTGCAATATACAAAAATGCACGAAACAACTATCAACAGTCGTTCCCAAGTGGCGAAGGAAGATTCTTCTAACTCTTCAGCAATTAGAATGAAGCGTCCTGTCGACTAG